In Nocardia terpenica, the genomic window ATGGCCTCGGGCTACGGGTATTTCGCGGCCTGCATCGGTGCGGCACTGGTGATCGCGGTGCTGCCGACCTCGGCGCGATCGCGGGGCACGGGTGAGCAGTCGGCGGTGATCGGCACGGTGCAGGCGTTCGCCCTGGCCGCCGGGATGCTGTTCGTCGGCCTCTACAAGGGGTTTCTGTCCGGGCTGACGAATCTGCTGTTCGGGACCATCACCGGGGTGACCGATCGTCAGGTGACGGTGCTGCTGGTCGCGGCGGTGGTGTGCCTGCTGATGCTGCTGGCGATCGGGCGGCCGCTGCTGTGGGCGTCGATCGATGCGAAAACCGCCGCCGCGCACGGTGTTCCGGTGCCACTGGTCGGGGCGCTGTTCGTGCTGCTGCTCGGTATCGCCGCTGCGGGCACCAGCCAGGTCACGGGAAGTCTGCTGGTCTTCGCGCTGCTGGTCGCCCCGGCCGCCGCGGCCCATCGGCTCACCAGCCGCACCGGCCTCGGGGTGGCGCTGTCGGTGCTCATCGCGCTCGTCGTCACCTGGGTGGGAATGGGATTCGCGTTCTTCTCGCCGTATCCGATCGGATTCTGGGTCAG contains:
- a CDS encoding metal ABC transporter permease, yielding MNPIATWNLVEDVRAMLAYPFMVNAVRAGTIVAVVAGAVGWVMVLRRESFAGHTLAVVGFPGAAAATWLGMASGYGYFAACIGAALVIAVLPTSARSRGTGEQSAVIGTVQAFALAAGMLFVGLYKGFLSGLTNLLFGTITGVTDRQVTVLLVAAVVCLLMLLAIGRPLLWASIDAKTAAAHGVPVPLVGALFVLLLGIAAAGTSQVTGSLLVFALLVAPAAAAHRLTSRTGLGVALSVLIALVVTWVGMGFAFFSPYPIGFWVSSFAFAIYLLAIGGRAWSDRRSRRHAPPVAEAEVIVA